The DNA sequence CATTGTCGCACGCATTCTTGATGCGTTCGATATTGAGCATGACCTGATGGCAAGGTGGAGAGAGACGCCTCTCACACAATAAATGACGGAGTAGATGCCAAGTATGAACACCTCCATCCGAAAACTTATCGATCATTGGGATCGTACAAAGCAGCTCATTCACATTCAAAAAGAGGTAGATCCGCTTTATGAGCTGGGGGCTGTTATTAATGCCTGGGAAGGAAAGCAGCCCGTTTATTTTGAGAAGGTAAAGGGGTACAGCACCCCGATGGTAGCCGGCCTGGGTGGAGATCGTACCACGATGGCGGACTCGATGGGGATTACGCCGGATCAGCTGGTGCCGAAGCTAATTGATGCGATTGTCAATCCGATTCCTACGACAAAGATGTCGGTAGGTCCGGTCCATGACAATGTGGCGCTCGGTGAATTTTCTATTGATGAATTTTTTCCGGTTCCGACCTACCATGCCAAAGATGCAGGTCCGTATTTCGTTTCCGGTGTCATGGTCGTCAAGGATCCATCCGGTATCAAACGGTATACCTCCATCCGGCGCATGCAGTATCTTGGCGGCAATCGCTGCGCGATCTGTATCACGTCCCCGGAGCTAAACCAGCAGTACCAAGCGCTTGAGGATCGAAACCAGCCGCTTGAAGTAGCGGTCATGTTCGGTGTCGTACCAGCGGTTGTCTTAAGCTCGCAAATCAGTACCCATCTGTATCATGCGGATAAGCTTGATGTTGCAGGTGCGCTGCTTGGCACATCGCTTCCGGTAGTGCAGTGTAAAACCGTAGACATAGACGTGCTTGCCGACGCGGAAATCGTACTAGAAGGCAGAATTTTACCGCATGAGCGCTATCCTGAAGGTCCGTTTGGCGAAGTGGGCGGATACTACGGTGTAGTGGAAGAAAATCCGGTGATGGAATTTACGGCCATTACATACCAGAATCATCCGATTGCACAGACGATTTTCCCTTCAAGCTTTGAAGAACGGATTCCGATGTCCATCGTGCGTGAAGCTAATCTTCTTAATGCGGTGCGCCAGACGGTACCTAACGTGCTTGCCGTACATGTTACCGCTACAGCGGTCGCGCGGCTTCATGCCATCATTCAGATTGAAAAGAAAACAGAAGGCGACGCCAAGCAGGCGCTGCTGGCCGCCTTTTCAAGTGATAAAGATTTGAAGCTTGCCATCGTTGTCAACGAGGACATCGATATATTTGACCCGGCGGATGTAGAATGGGCCATCGGCACGCGCATGCAGGCTGATCTTGATGTATTTATCGTTCCTGGCGCGAAGGGATCTCCCCTAGAGCCATCGCATAATTTACGAGGAGTTACAGCGAAAATGGGGATGGATGCCACGTATCCGTTGTCAGAGAAAGAACGCTTCATACGTACTTCCATTCCGGTTCCCTCCTCTTTCAATATACAAGATTACCTCTAACCCTGGGAGTGAATAAGCAATGGAAGCAATCGGCTTACTTGAAACAAGAGGTCTGGTGCCGGCCGTCGCTTCGCTAGACACGATGGCTAAAGCAGCCCATACTCGCCTGGTTGATATGAAAGTGGTGGGCTCCGGATTGGTTTGCGTCATTATTGAAGGGAACGTCAGTGCGGTAAAGTCAGCCATTGAGGCAGGCAAAGCCATGTATGACGGAAGCGATAAGCTTATTTCATACAATGTAATTCCACGCCCGCATGGAGACCTGAGCAGGATGCTATAAGTCAGAGGAGGTGAGATGAGTTGGCTGACATGATGAAGAGCATTATTGAGGAAGTGCTTCACAAAGGCAGAAAGCGCGAACGGGTGCAGGGAAATGAGCAGCCTGCTTCGGCAGCAGGAAGCACGGGACAGTCGGTTTCTCTTCTGAATCTGTATCGTCCCAACTATCAAAAGCAAAAGCAGCAAAGCCGCCTTGGCAGTTTTGCCCCTGATTCTTCTGTGCGTTCTGCGAACAACGGGGTTCGCAGCGCGGCACCGACCGCTGCCATCAGGGAAGCAGGCGATTTCAAAGAAGATCAAATGTCTGCGCTGCAGCGGCTTGCCATTTCGCAAGTTGCCCAGCGCCATTCAGGACGGTTGGACGGAGCTTCTGCCGCTGAAGCCCCTCAGCTTATCGGAAAAACAAAAGAAGGAGAATACATTTGGTTTTATCCTGCGGGTGCTTCCCGTACAGATGAACGGCTGAGCATGCAGGATCAAGGTGGGATGTCGGCCGGAGTGATTACAAGAGGACAGGGAGGAAGCGGTCTGCTGTTTTTGTTGGACGACTGGCGAGCGTCCCTGCCGGATGTAACGTGTGAAGTGCTTCCGGAAGCTGTGCTGCTATTCGCAGAGAACAAAGCCGGACTTCGGCACATGCTGGAGACGGCCTACCGCGACTTGAACAGGCGAAGGATTCAGGGAAGCAAAATGTATCAGGCAGCGCAGCCGTCTTCCTGGCTCAAACAACAGCTGAATCTATCCCATGGCCCGAGTGTGGTTCTATGGGAAGGCGTTTCCTATTTTAATAGTGTGGCTCTTATTGAACGCTGCTTTGCAAACAACCCTGCTCTCGCACTCTCGTATGAGATAAGAGAGGATGAGCTTTTGCTCTCGGGGGAACCCGCGTTCATTGATAGCGCCATGCAGCAGATCAAGCAGGACATGGAACAATTGCTAGTGTAAGAGGGGGAGAAATATGGCGCTATACGCACTGGGTCTGATTGAAACGGAGGGCTATGCCACCGCAGTTTCCGCCGCTGATGCTGCGTTAAAGGCAGCAAGTGTGGAGCTTTTAGGCGTAGAACGGGTGATCGGGGTCAAAGGGACGCTCGGTGTGACCATTCAGTTAGGCGGTGATGTGGGAGCGGTTCGTTCCGCTGTGGAAGCTGGAAAAATGGAGGCGGAAAAAGTGGGCAATGTTATTGCGACACATGTAATTGCGCGCACACATCAAGAAGTAAATGATAAGATTCTGCCCCTGTTCTCTCTGGCAGCACCGAAAAAAGAAGAGCAGAAAAACGAGCTGGCCTCCATCCCGGAAGCAGAAAAAGCGGCGCCAAAGGATGCTGCTTTTGAAAAAAAACGTACCGGCAAAGCGTCCTCAAAAAAAGAGGATGCGGTGGAGCCACCGGGCAGGATTGAAAGCAAAACAGATACGATCAATGACAGCACCAAGATGGAATAATTGAGTGAAAAATTTATGATGGGAGACATGATCATGGGCGAAGCATTAGGATTGGTGGAAACAAAAGGATTGGTTGGTGCGGTGGAAGCAGCGGATGCGATGGTAAAGGCGGCAAACGTGGAGATCTGCGGGTATGAAAAAATCGGCTTCGGTCTTGTCACGGTGATGGTGCGCGGGGATGTAGGCGCGGTCAAAGCAGCCACAGATGCAGGCGCGAGCGCAGCCAGCCGTGTCGGAGAGCTGGTATCCGTTCATGTGATCCCAAGACC is a window from the Aneurinibacillus sp. REN35 genome containing:
- a CDS encoding UbiD family decarboxylase, producing MNTSIRKLIDHWDRTKQLIHIQKEVDPLYELGAVINAWEGKQPVYFEKVKGYSTPMVAGLGGDRTTMADSMGITPDQLVPKLIDAIVNPIPTTKMSVGPVHDNVALGEFSIDEFFPVPTYHAKDAGPYFVSGVMVVKDPSGIKRYTSIRRMQYLGGNRCAICITSPELNQQYQALEDRNQPLEVAVMFGVVPAVVLSSQISTHLYHADKLDVAGALLGTSLPVVQCKTVDIDVLADAEIVLEGRILPHERYPEGPFGEVGGYYGVVEENPVMEFTAITYQNHPIAQTIFPSSFEERIPMSIVREANLLNAVRQTVPNVLAVHVTATAVARLHAIIQIEKKTEGDAKQALLAAFSSDKDLKLAIVVNEDIDIFDPADVEWAIGTRMQADLDVFIVPGAKGSPLEPSHNLRGVTAKMGMDATYPLSEKERFIRTSIPVPSSFNIQDYL
- a CDS encoding BMC domain-containing protein, which gives rise to MEAIGLLETRGLVPAVASLDTMAKAAHTRLVDMKVVGSGLVCVIIEGNVSAVKSAIEAGKAMYDGSDKLISYNVIPRPHGDLSRML
- a CDS encoding BMC domain-containing protein yields the protein MALYALGLIETEGYATAVSAADAALKAASVELLGVERVIGVKGTLGVTIQLGGDVGAVRSAVEAGKMEAEKVGNVIATHVIARTHQEVNDKILPLFSLAAPKKEEQKNELASIPEAEKAAPKDAAFEKKRTGKASSKKEDAVEPPGRIESKTDTINDSTKME
- a CDS encoding BMC domain-containing protein, with amino-acid sequence MMGEALGLVETKGLVGAVEAADAMVKAANVEICGYEKIGFGLVTVMVRGDVGAVKAATDAGASAASRVGELVSVHVIPRPHSEVERALLDRKGE